The following proteins come from a genomic window of Lolium rigidum isolate FL_2022 chromosome 5, APGP_CSIRO_Lrig_0.1, whole genome shotgun sequence:
- the LOC124655544 gene encoding nudix hydrolase 20, chloroplastic-like, protein MNNSPGAENHRQSASPLVEAREPITENFQFSSMAAIATSFSAAAAAVARRRSPARIQLVARRRLPFCTAASAAPAAAAGFSWADALRVASETGIGDESDLSGYFQKVDICNRGLDKKGQFVEFLVEDQVVGYIHKGFTEHLRVFHDVFTIVSGHNGNSTVGHVTLHPSLRTPEDRTLAIGDVIKGLGELIPGIRNELYPVTSSYGMPVYFSLERAAAPYFGIKAYGVHMNGYIEKDGEKSLWIGKRSDVKQTYPGMLDHLVAGGLPYGISCKENIIKECEEEAGIPRSMSTNATSVGAVSYMDIDGFRYKRDVLFCYDLRLPVDFVPNNEDGEVDSFRLIPVSHAANIIRRTNFFKANCNLVIIDFLFRHGYVDPDCNGYLKLLTSLRGGDCS, encoded by the exons ATGAACAATAGCCCCGGTGCAGAGAATCACAGACAATCGGCATCTCCGCTAGTAGAAGCGCGCGAGCCAATCACAGAGAATTTCCAGTTTTCCAGCATGGCCGCCATAGCCACCTCCTTCtccgctgccgctgctgctgtCGCCCGCCGGAGATCCCCTGCCCGCATCCAGCTTGttgctcgccgccgcctcccgttcTGCACCGCTGCCTCCGCGGCACCTGCTGCTGCGGCGGGCTTTAGTTGGGCCGACGCCCTCCGAGTTGCCAGCGAAACCGGGATCGGCGACGAGTCCGACCTTTCCGGATACTTCCAGAAGGTCGACATCTGCAACCGAGGACTG GATAAGAAGGGACAGTTCGTGGAGTTCTTGGTGGAGGATCAAGTGGTGGGGTACATCCACAAGGG TTTTACCGAACACCTGAGAGTCTTCCATGACGTTTTTACCATTGTCTCGGGCCACAATGGCAACAGCACTGTGGGGCATGTGACTCTCCACCCATCGCTTAGGACTCCAGAAGATCGAACGCTAGCCATTGGAGATGTCATAAAAGGCCTAGGAGAACTCATTCCTGGTATACGCAATGAG CTCTATCCAGTAACCTCATCTTATGGCATGCCTGTGTACTTCTCTCTGGAACGTGCTGCTGCTCCCTACTTCGGCATAAAG GCTTATGGTGTTCATATGAATGGGTACATCGAGAAGGATGGTGAGAAATCTCTGTGGATTGGTAAGAGAAGTGATGTGAAGCAAACCTACCCTGgaatgctagatcatcttgttgCTGGTGGCCTG CCATATGGAATCTCCTGTAAAGAGAATATCATCAAGGAATGCGAAGAGGAAGCGGGAATCCCAAGATCCATGTCAACCAA TGCTACTTCTGTTGGAGCTGTATCTTACATGGATATCGATGGATTTAGATACAAAAGGGATGTTCTGTTCTGCTACGACCTTAGACTTCCTGTAGATTTTGTTCCTAATAATGAAG ATGGAGAAGTTGATAGCTTCAGACTAATTCCAGTTTCACATGCTGCAAACATTATCCGGAGGACAAATTTTTTCAAAGCAAATTGCAACCTTGTGATCATTGACTTCCTCTTCCGTCATGG GTATGTAGACCCAGATTGTAATGGGTACCTGAAGCTGCTGACAAGCTTGAGGGGCGGTGATTGTTCCTAG